One window from the genome of Tachypleus tridentatus isolate NWPU-2018 chromosome 11, ASM421037v1, whole genome shotgun sequence encodes:
- the LOC143231772 gene encoding uncharacterized protein LOC143231772 has product MNCQPRENTDYKHVKVDRSITENGKMENKHVTSVLESNGKSTERRTGTTVTKEDYQQISVEDRSQPIKPKDNLKQDGQIIFETTTRQEFSEKCGDRFLAERPKTNTRFSGEMCLKTTNAETFTGHAVEKVKSLKPQQLCRISETIPESTTTTNAAFQEWKAVKPTPIKHPGNLEQSGIMEFKTISQSSYPGHLIEKPKAVKPTSSFRINNNYDFNSLGKPQQINKNGANSPRIENKYEHSEHSPAGTLALRRNNDNRAEKMETISTSKTVFTTFPNVTATEKVKLLRPRSHRIFDKGGVFETTTTYGSNFKAFKSMPRNYCPVTELNRKYEFKQEVAGHHFIYQLFRRDLKFLVTLMMSRNYIRSYLFIHEQRVKYNLVNTDQNINLLEISNTLRTDLVIISCTIIYKPKIN; this is encoded by the coding sequence ATGAACTGTCAACCTCGTGAGAATACAGACTATAAACATGTGAAAGTCGATCGAAGTATTACTGAGAAtggaaaaatggaaaataaacacGTGACATCAGTATTAGAATCAAACGGTAAATCAACTGAACGAAGAACAGGTACAACAGTAACAAAGGAAGATTATCAACAAATATCTGTTGAAGACAGGTCTCAACCAATAAAGCCCAAAGATAACCTTAAACAAGATGGGCAAATCATCTTTGAAACCACTACTCGCCAGGAGTTTTCAGAAAAGTGTGGCGACCGTTTTCTGGCCGAAAGACCAAAAACAAATACACGATTTTCTGGAGAAATGTGTTTAAAGACAACAAACGCAGAAACTTTTACAGGTCATGCAGTCGAAAAGGTGAAAAGTCTGAAGCCCCAACAACTGTGTAGAATATCAGAAACTATACCAGAATCTACAACTACCACAAATGCTGCATTTCAAGAATGGAAGGCAGTTAAACCCACACCTATCAAGCATCCTGGAAACCTTGAACAATCTGGGATAATGGAATTTAAGACTATATCTCAAAGCTCTTATCCTGGTCACCTGATAGAAAAGCCAAAAGCTGTGAAACCGACATCTTCCTTCCGTATCAAcaataattatgattttaattcCCTCGGTAAAcctcaacaaataaacaaaaatggagCAAATTCCCCGCGAATTGAAAACAAATACGAACACAGTGAACACAGTCCAGCGGGTACACTTGCACTCAGGAGAAACAACGATAACCGTGCTGAGAAGATGGAGACAATCTCAACTTCCAAGACAGTTTTCACTACTTTTCCAAATGTTACAGCAACAGAAAAGGTAAAACTATTGAGACCAAGAAGCCACCGAATTTTCGATAAAGGCGGAGTTTTTGAAACCACGACAACCTATGGCAGCAATTTCAAAGCGTTTAAGAGCATGCCGAGGAATTACTGTCCAGTCACAGAGTTGAACAGAAAATATGAATTTAAGCAGGAGGTTGCGGGGCATCATTTTATCTACCAGTTGTTCAGGCGTGACCTGAAATTTTTAGTTACTCTTATGATGTCAAGGAACTACATacgtagttatttatttattcatgaaCAACGTGTAAAGTATAATCTAGTAAATACTGATCAAAATATAAATCTTTTAGAAATTAGCAACACATTAAGAACGGATTTAGTAATTATTTCTtgcacaataatttataaacctaaaataaattaG